A region from the Vulpes lagopus strain Blue_001 chromosome 5, ASM1834538v1, whole genome shotgun sequence genome encodes:
- the LLPH gene encoding protein LLP homolog: MAKSLRSKWKRKMRAEKRKKNAPKELSRLKSILKMDSDVLMKDVQEIATVVVPKHCQEQTQCVVQDEKDDMKMETEIKRNKKSLLDQHGQYPIWMNQRQRKRLKAKREKGKGKSKAKAAKAAKGLAW; this comes from the exons ATGGCTAAAAGCTTACGGAGTAAGTGGAAAAGGAAGATGCGTgcggaaaagagaaaaaagaatgccCCAAAGGAACTCAGCAGACTAAAGAGTATTCTTAAAATGGATAGTGATGTTTTAATGAAAGATGTTCAAGAGATAGCCACCGTGGTGGTACCCAAACATTGTCAAGAGCAAACTCAGTGTGTAGTACAAGATGAAAAAG ATGACATGAAAATGGAGACTGaaattaagagaaacaaaaagagccTTCTAGACCAGCATGGACAGTACCCCATATGGATGAACCAGAGGCAAAGGAAAAGGCTAAAGGCAAAGCgagaaaaagggaaggggaaaagcaaAGCCAAAGCAGCAAAGGCAGCAAAGGGTTTGGCTTGGTAG